One window of the Runella slithyformis DSM 19594 genome contains the following:
- a CDS encoding helix-turn-helix domain-containing protein: MKAKYKPSDYEILRRRCVELKEAGWKQKDITSALGLTEGWVSQTLKKYRELGAEGLLARKPPGSLPKLTSEQLSQLVEELKQGAVSHGFPGHIWTRSRVNELIGRLFGVSYDLTQVGRILKKLGWSLQKPAKKARQQSKQKVQQWREETVPELKKSRG, from the coding sequence ATGAAAGCAAAATACAAACCATCAGATTACGAAATACTACGTCGCCGCTGCGTGGAGTTGAAAGAAGCGGGTTGGAAGCAGAAGGACATCACCTCGGCTCTTGGACTGACCGAGGGCTGGGTAAGCCAGACGCTGAAAAAGTATCGGGAGTTGGGGGCGGAAGGCTTGCTGGCCCGAAAGCCGCCAGGTTCGTTGCCTAAACTGACGTCAGAACAGCTTTCGCAGCTTGTCGAAGAGCTTAAACAAGGTGCTGTCAGCCACGGTTTTCCCGGCCACATCTGGACACGCTCTCGTGTCAACGAGTTGATTGGCAGGCTATTCGGTGTCAGCTACGACCTAACGCAGGTGGGGCGTATCCTAAAAAAACTGGGATGGAGCTTGCAGAAGCCCGCCAAAAAGGCTCGCCAGCAGAGCAAGCAGAAAGTCCAGCAGTGGCGGGAAGAGACGGTACCGGAATTAAAAAAAAGCCGAGGATGA
- a CDS encoding cysteine peptidase family C39 domain-containing protein, with the protein MKFPIYKQHDAMDCGPTCLRMVAKYYGQSYSAQALRERTQIGKDGVNLLGISEAAESIGFRTVAVKVSLDKLLQEAPFPCIVH; encoded by the coding sequence ATGAAATTCCCTATTTACAAGCAGCACGATGCTATGGACTGTGGCCCTACCTGCTTACGCATGGTGGCCAAGTACTACGGGCAAAGCTACTCGGCGCAGGCATTGCGGGAACGTACCCAAATCGGCAAAGATGGGGTCAATTTGTTGGGGATTTCCGAAGCCGCTGAGAGCATTGGTTTTCGTACCGTCGCCGTCAAAGTATCGTTAGATAAACTCCTCCAAGAAGCCCCTTTTCCCTGCATCGTCCACTAG
- a CDS encoding peptidase domain-containing ABC transporter, protein MVIAPQPLKGASIPFLKPPSGVGGLSVADPARGLITYTREEFEKQWATTISNGQKMGVALLLEPTPALGKEHELEGRTGEEKRLGTSRLGTYLYQHRRLVGQLGVGLLVASLLQLIFPFLTQSVVDVGIQTRNPSFVLLVLLAQLALTVGRTSVEFIRSWLLMHLSTRLNLSLLSDFLIKLTRLPLSFFDTKQFGDIMQRIGDHHRIEQFLTGQTLNTLFSLFNLLVFGAVLAFYNLTIFGVLMLSALLYAGWVAMFLKFRRKLDYQRFSISAKSSSTLVQLIQGMHEIRLAGAETPMRWRWEQLQTQSFKLGMKGLSVSQWQQAGALLINEGKSIFITFLSAQAVINGQLSLGGMLAVQYIIGQVNAPLQQLIGLVQSGQDAKISLERLNEIYELEDEETGQGLVELPTSHTLSLQSLSFTYRGAGNEPVLHDIHLTIPQGKTTAIVGMSGSGKTTLLKLLLRFYDPTQGKILIGGVGLNNISHKYWRKQCGVVMQDGFLFSDTIARNIAVGVDIIDRQKLYQAAQAANILDFIESLPLGFHTKIGAEGMGVSQGQKQRLLIARAVYKDPQYIFFDEATNALDAHNEAVIVENLNEFFKNRTVIVVAHRLSTVKNADQIVVLDKGRITEIGTHSTLTSQQGDYYQLVKNQLEL, encoded by the coding sequence GTGGTTATTGCCCCCCAACCCCTGAAGGGGGCTTCAATACCATTTTTAAAGCCCCCTTCGGGGGTTGGGGGGCTTTCTGTTGCCGATCCCGCTCGTGGGCTAATTACCTACACCCGTGAAGAATTTGAAAAACAATGGGCTACCACCATTTCCAACGGTCAAAAAATGGGCGTGGCGTTGTTATTGGAACCGACGCCTGCCTTGGGAAAAGAGCATGAATTGGAGGGGCGCACCGGCGAAGAAAAAAGGTTAGGGACCAGTCGTTTGGGCACGTATCTCTATCAACACCGCCGCTTGGTAGGGCAATTGGGCGTTGGGCTGTTGGTGGCGAGTTTGTTGCAGCTTATTTTCCCTTTTTTGACGCAGTCGGTGGTGGATGTAGGCATCCAAACGCGGAACCCTTCCTTTGTTTTATTGGTCTTATTGGCGCAGTTGGCCCTGACCGTGGGGCGCACCTCGGTAGAGTTTATCCGTTCGTGGCTATTAATGCACCTCAGTACGCGGCTCAACCTCTCGCTGCTCTCCGATTTTCTTATCAAACTCACGCGTTTACCATTGTCTTTTTTTGATACGAAACAATTCGGTGACATCATGCAGCGTATTGGCGATCATCACCGTATTGAGCAGTTTCTTACGGGTCAGACCCTCAATACGCTCTTTTCACTGTTTAATTTACTGGTGTTCGGGGCGGTATTGGCCTTTTATAATCTCACTATTTTTGGGGTTTTGATGCTGTCGGCGTTGCTCTACGCGGGTTGGGTGGCGATGTTTTTGAAATTTCGCCGAAAATTGGATTATCAGCGTTTCAGCATCTCGGCCAAGAGTAGCAGCACCTTGGTGCAACTCATTCAGGGAATGCACGAAATCCGTTTGGCGGGCGCCGAAACGCCCATGCGCTGGCGATGGGAACAACTGCAAACCCAATCGTTCAAACTCGGAATGAAAGGCTTGAGCGTGTCGCAGTGGCAACAGGCGGGCGCGTTGCTTATCAACGAAGGCAAAAGCATTTTTATCACTTTTCTGTCGGCCCAGGCGGTCATCAACGGACAGCTTAGCCTGGGCGGGATGCTGGCGGTGCAGTACATCATCGGTCAAGTCAACGCCCCGCTCCAGCAGCTCATCGGCCTCGTGCAGTCGGGGCAGGATGCCAAAATCAGTTTGGAACGATTGAATGAAATCTACGAACTGGAAGACGAAGAGACGGGGCAGGGCTTAGTGGAGCTGCCCACCTCCCACACCCTTTCCCTGCAATCCCTGTCATTTACGTACCGAGGAGCGGGCAACGAACCCGTACTGCACGACATCCACCTCACCATTCCGCAGGGAAAAACCACCGCCATAGTGGGCATGAGCGGCAGCGGTAAAACTACCCTGTTGAAATTATTGCTGCGCTTTTATGACCCTACCCAAGGCAAAATCCTCATCGGCGGCGTGGGGTTAAACAACATCAGTCATAAATACTGGCGCAAGCAATGCGGGGTGGTGATGCAGGACGGTTTTTTATTTTCAGACACCATTGCCCGCAACATTGCCGTGGGCGTAGATATCATTGACCGTCAAAAACTCTATCAGGCCGCTCAGGCAGCCAATATTCTCGACTTTATTGAGTCATTGCCGCTGGGTTTTCACACCAAGATCGGAGCCGAAGGCATGGGGGTCAGTCAGGGGCAAAAACAACGTCTGCTCATTGCCCGAGCCGTTTACAAAGACCCGCAATACATTTTCTTTGATGAAGCGACGAACGCCCTTGATGCCCACAATGAAGCCGTGATTGTAGAAAACCTGAATGAATTTTTCAAAAACAGAACGGTGATCGTGGTAGCGCACCGATTAAGCACGGTAAAAAATGCCGACCAGATTGTGGTACTCGACAAAGGCAGAATCACGGAGATTGGCACGCATTCGACCTTGACGTCGCAGCAGGGCGATTATTATCAGTTGGTAAAGAATCAGTTGGAGCTGTGA
- a CDS encoding HlyD family secretion protein, with protein MTKEENHLFTDRPEGAALFEELRSEEIQEVLGHTPPWAVRLGNTLFLVILLGILGLSWLIKYPEIVTVPFRLTSADAPKAVLSKTQGRLVKLWVKDTHYVEQNQPLAYLESTASHPEVLALETALQQLAALTDNDRFETIAFFKAERQKKLGELQPDYQSFMQVFTETVTLFANGYLRQKRAFLKDELMDLMTNHDQLSAQYEIQKQEFQLVEKEFAIHKHLFKERVIAPLEYNREERNYLAKQLPLKQLEMSITHNKTAQTLKQKELAELEKQANDRKVEFSQALSTLQVAVATWKTRFIVSAPRAGQIFYADLWQEDQPIKNDEILFYVGSSQKSFLGEARISQRNSGKVKEGQRVLIKFQSYPFEQFGIVEGKIQTIAAVPSSDSTFRAVVGLPKGLQTSSHKTLPFKNGLNATAEIITEDLSVAERMFYEVRKMLR; from the coding sequence ATGACAAAGGAAGAAAATCACTTATTCACCGACCGTCCCGAAGGGGCCGCGCTGTTTGAGGAGCTTCGCAGTGAAGAAATTCAGGAAGTCCTTGGCCACACTCCCCCGTGGGCCGTTCGCCTGGGCAATACACTCTTTCTGGTGATTTTGCTGGGAATTTTGGGGCTTAGTTGGTTGATAAAATATCCTGAAATTGTGACCGTTCCGTTTCGACTTACTTCTGCTGATGCGCCAAAGGCCGTATTGTCCAAAACTCAGGGACGTTTGGTAAAACTGTGGGTGAAAGACACCCACTATGTAGAACAAAACCAACCGTTGGCCTATTTGGAAAGTACCGCTTCGCACCCGGAAGTATTGGCCTTGGAAACAGCCCTGCAACAACTGGCGGCATTGACCGACAATGACCGGTTTGAAACCATTGCTTTTTTCAAGGCCGAACGGCAAAAAAAACTGGGGGAATTACAGCCTGACTATCAAAGTTTTATGCAGGTGTTCACCGAAACTGTCACGTTGTTTGCCAATGGCTATTTACGTCAGAAGAGAGCCTTCCTGAAAGATGAGTTGATGGATCTGATGACAAACCACGACCAACTGAGCGCACAGTATGAAATCCAAAAGCAGGAATTTCAGTTAGTTGAAAAAGAATTTGCCATCCACAAACATCTTTTCAAAGAACGGGTGATCGCTCCCCTTGAATACAATCGCGAAGAGCGAAATTACCTGGCCAAACAGCTTCCGTTGAAGCAGTTGGAAATGAGCATCACCCATAACAAAACGGCCCAAACCTTAAAACAAAAGGAATTGGCGGAATTGGAAAAGCAGGCCAATGATCGCAAAGTGGAATTTTCTCAGGCCCTCAGTACGCTGCAAGTCGCGGTAGCTACGTGGAAAACCCGCTTCATCGTCTCGGCACCCCGGGCAGGGCAGATATTTTATGCCGATCTTTGGCAGGAAGACCAACCCATCAAAAACGATGAAATCCTCTTTTACGTCGGAAGTTCTCAAAAAAGCTTTTTGGGCGAGGCGCGTATTTCTCAGCGAAATTCGGGGAAGGTCAAAGAAGGGCAACGGGTGCTGATCAAATTTCAAAGTTATCCATTTGAACAATTTGGGATAGTGGAAGGGAAAATTCAAACCATCGCTGCCGTTCCTTCTTCCGACAGCACCTTTCGGGCGGTGGTTGGCCTACCCAAAGGACTGCAAACTTCATCACACAAGACCCTTCCTTTTAAAAATGGTCTAAACGCTACTGCCGAAATCATAACGGAAGATTTGAGCGTAGCCGAGCGGATGTTTTATGAAGTCAGGAAGATGCTGAGATAA
- a CDS encoding beta-galactosidase domain 4-containing protein: MDLRFGWTTKGGKTNENIALDGPYSKTSKNTRYTKTFILSDAFKNRGSVFLHLEQLNSSFSIYLNEFKLDNSIGLHYLTYDISKIITDSLNTLVIQTQGENSQIPIQDIFVFGTPKFYFYSLSMGLMDTGNNDYVTCRSGINKLDIYNEISYETSVKVFRKDFTYSPHLLQSSFGVKSYFNDDATESYYKVYSHTTGVRGNIFKNSRIDGGCSRSPRVAASWNAESPKLYKVIHKAQTNANTDSMFSYQYLGFKTMVTHTDQSVVFNNKPITLKAIAIPSVYGKEEDIRQKLMWLKQNHFNTVVLSEYAPKICYQLCDTLGIYIVNSIDPNRIEKAKQLYQYQIKNSCVIGSMYLQPLNKTQLISLKRANGRQSGTEEIPRKFLLQSSKSASIADITFGFEEIGNGTNPRLENLKSHYSPINIIHVDSLPNTVVIQNLFDFWQLGNEITLRWELLENETIIQQKELSEINIQPHQFKEIALNFRPFVKKTTAQYTLRIVANYANKPFWADNSSIYSRGFVLKNNF, encoded by the coding sequence ATGGATTTGCGCTTTGGGTGGACGACTAAAGGGGGAAAGACAAATGAAAATATAGCATTGGATGGCCCCTATTCCAAAACTTCCAAGAACACCCGCTATACAAAAACCTTTATTCTTTCTGATGCTTTTAAAAACAGGGGAAGTGTGTTTTTGCACTTAGAACAACTTAATTCATCATTCAGCATTTATCTCAACGAATTCAAATTAGACAATTCCATTGGACTGCACTACCTTACCTACGATATCAGCAAAATAATTACCGACAGCCTCAATACCCTTGTTATCCAAACACAAGGAGAAAACAGCCAAATACCGATTCAGGATATATTTGTGTTCGGCACCCCCAAATTCTACTTTTATTCATTAAGTATGGGACTGATGGACACCGGAAATAATGATTATGTTACTTGCAGAAGTGGCATCAATAAGCTGGATATCTATAATGAGATAAGTTACGAAACATCGGTCAAGGTTTTTCGTAAGGACTTTACCTACTCCCCCCACTTACTTCAATCCTCTTTTGGTGTAAAATCGTATTTTAATGACGATGCCACAGAATCATATTATAAAGTTTACAGCCATACAACCGGTGTCAGAGGAAATATATTCAAGAACAGTCGAATTGACGGCGGCTGTTCACGCAGTCCGCGGGTGGCAGCTTCGTGGAATGCAGAATCACCCAAACTGTACAAAGTAATTCATAAAGCACAAACGAATGCGAATACGGATTCTATGTTTTCTTATCAATATCTTGGTTTTAAAACAATGGTTACGCATACTGACCAAAGCGTTGTTTTTAACAACAAGCCCATTACACTCAAAGCCATCGCTATTCCAAGTGTATATGGCAAAGAAGAAGACATTCGTCAAAAACTCATGTGGCTCAAACAGAACCATTTCAATACAGTAGTACTGTCTGAATATGCTCCCAAAATCTGTTATCAACTGTGTGATACCTTGGGTATCTATATCGTAAATAGTATTGACCCCAATCGCATAGAAAAGGCTAAACAATTGTATCAATATCAAATAAAAAATTCGTGCGTCATAGGCAGTATGTACTTGCAGCCACTTAATAAAACACAGCTAATATCGCTAAAACGAGCAAATGGACGGCAATCAGGAACAGAAGAAATTCCCCGGAAGTTTTTATTGCAATCTTCAAAATCGGCCTCTATTGCCGATATTACCTTTGGGTTTGAGGAAATAGGTAATGGTACTAATCCTCGCTTAGAAAATTTAAAAAGTCATTATAGCCCAATAAATATAATACACGTTGATTCGTTGCCTAATACTGTAGTGATTCAGAATCTTTTTGATTTTTGGCAATTAGGGAATGAAATTACGCTGCGATGGGAATTGCTTGAAAACGAGACAATTATTCAGCAAAAAGAGTTGAGCGAAATCAACATTCAGCCTCATCAATTCAAAGAAATAGCCCTGAATTTTAGGCCCTTTGTTAAGAAAACAACTGCACAATACACCCTTCGTATTGTGGCCAACTATGCCAACAAACCTTTTTGGGCAGACAATAGCAGCATTTATTCGCGGGGCTTTGTATTGAAAAACAATTTTTAA
- a CDS encoding PorP/SprF family type IX secretion system membrane protein has protein sequence MKKIVRTFRLLLITGYCCFSSYNTYAQREVQYAQYLVNPLAINPAATGIRENFHFNAVLRRQFVAGIQGLPVTQSFAMDGSVANGKVGLGLQGLNDRVSVNVAVFGSTSYIIKLSEYQKISIGVLGGINVLPSRSAINIGGGINKALASAGVGIYYQDELFFGGISMPEILKQSYGYNNTGGLLNYQRPIFVQLGLKMEMSEELNVVPSILITKPEQGKIRTDLNALMHYKNTLMAGVSARLGSVTYFQVLLGYDISKNIRIGYTYNSRRVEDFYGNSTSVPGAGKGIHEIVFTLQPNPRSN, from the coding sequence ATGAAAAAAATAGTACGCACTTTTCGTCTTTTGTTGATCACAGGTTATTGTTGTTTTTCTTCTTACAATACATACGCACAGCGCGAAGTGCAGTATGCTCAATATTTGGTCAATCCGCTTGCCATCAACCCGGCGGCGACGGGGATTCGGGAAAATTTTCACTTCAATGCGGTCCTTCGGCGACAGTTCGTTGCGGGTATTCAGGGATTGCCCGTTACCCAGTCTTTTGCCATGGACGGGAGTGTAGCCAATGGGAAAGTGGGCCTGGGCTTACAGGGGCTCAATGACCGGGTATCGGTCAATGTGGCGGTATTTGGCAGCACTTCGTATATCATCAAACTCTCAGAATATCAAAAGATTTCCATTGGTGTCCTGGGCGGCATTAACGTTTTGCCCTCACGCAGCGCTATTAATATCGGCGGAGGAATCAATAAAGCATTGGCAAGCGCAGGCGTCGGCATTTATTATCAGGATGAACTGTTTTTTGGAGGCATTTCCATGCCTGAGATCTTGAAACAAAGCTATGGTTACAACAATACCGGCGGATTACTCAACTACCAACGGCCGATTTTTGTGCAATTGGGATTAAAAATGGAAATGAGTGAAGAGTTGAATGTGGTTCCATCTATACTGATCACCAAGCCCGAACAGGGAAAGATCAGGACCGATCTAAACGCACTGATGCATTATAAAAACACCTTGATGGCGGGTGTATCGGCCCGTTTGGGCAGTGTTACCTATTTTCAGGTGTTGTTGGGATATGATATTTCCAAAAACATCAGAATAGGCTATACCTACAATTCAAGGCGTGTAGAAGACTTTTACGGCAATTCAACCAGTGTACCCGGAGCGGGGAAAGGAATCCATGAAATTGTATTTACGCTTCAGCCCAATCCGCGCTCTAATTAG